In Gemmatimonadaceae bacterium, a single genomic region encodes these proteins:
- a CDS encoding TIM barrel protein, with protein MRRRELLQIMGVAAVMPSMHVDLAAPGTARAGRLKQSVSRWPYSRIPLGEFSSACKGMGIVAIDLLQPEDWGVVRDAGLACSMGYPTKRQDFIPTGFNNPANHAMLLRELETTIPLASKAGVPNVIAMFGNRYGASDAQAIAACVAGLNKITALAEEQKVTICVELLNSKVDHAGYQGDHTAFGAAVIEGVASPRVKLLYDIYHMQIMEGDIIRTIRTHASHIGHFHTGGVPGRHELDDTQELNWHAVARAIADTGFAGYIAHEFVPTREPLVSLSEAVKICTV; from the coding sequence ATGCGTCGTCGCGAGCTGTTGCAGATCATGGGTGTGGCGGCAGTGATGCCGTCAATGCATGTCGATCTCGCGGCGCCCGGCACGGCACGCGCCGGTCGTCTCAAACAATCTGTTTCGCGCTGGCCCTACTCACGGATCCCGCTCGGCGAGTTCTCGAGCGCGTGCAAGGGCATGGGCATCGTCGCCATCGACTTGCTTCAGCCCGAGGACTGGGGCGTCGTGCGCGACGCGGGGCTCGCCTGCTCCATGGGCTACCCGACAAAGCGCCAGGACTTCATTCCGACGGGTTTCAACAACCCCGCCAATCATGCCATGCTTCTGCGGGAGTTGGAGACGACGATCCCGCTTGCGTCGAAGGCAGGCGTCCCGAACGTGATCGCAATGTTCGGCAATCGCTACGGCGCGAGTGACGCGCAAGCGATCGCCGCGTGCGTCGCCGGGTTGAACAAGATCACGGCGCTTGCCGAAGAGCAGAAGGTCACGATCTGTGTCGAGCTACTCAATAGCAAGGTAGATCACGCCGGATATCAGGGCGATCACACCGCCTTCGGCGCCGCAGTGATCGAAGGCGTCGCTTCCCCGCGCGTGAAGCTGCTCTACGACATCTACCACATGCAGATCATGGAAGGGGACATCATCCGCACGATCCGCACGCACGCCAGTCACATCGGGCACTTCCACACGGGGGGCGTGCCCGGCCGTCACGAGCTCGATGACACACAAGAGCTCAACTGGCACGCCGTCGCGCGGGCGATCGCCGACACGGGATTTGCCGGCTACATCGCGCACGAGTTCGTGCCGACGCGGGAGCCGCTCGTCTCGTTGAGCGAGGCAGTCAAGATTTGCACCGTGTGA
- a CDS encoding glycosyltransferase has product MRVVEWFAALGAAGILLVWIVYPAIIGLLAKRCRCPEATHSSRNEAPPSVSVIIATRDDPVVVRERIIDCLSAAHDAHRLEVIVGLDYAAPPVATDELAIAPTVRVVRGDMPGGKAATLNAAVRAAQGDLLLFTDSQQRFEAGAVSCLVAAFADEHVGAASGRLELSEKAQRSPVGRYWSYERWLRRCEAMINSCVGATGAIWALRRSLWTPLPPSLILDDVYAPMRVVLSGQRVVFVDEARAVDLRHSAPRQEYRRKVRTLTGVLQLCCWLPQLLVPARNPIWAQFVFHKLLRLLTPYWLIGLAAWGSVFLIRWIESNPIATGVPLCMLAALSTIQRSKTARVIRSGLVWIAMLQAAVVVAAVNSARRRWDVWSA; this is encoded by the coding sequence GTGAGGGTCGTTGAATGGTTCGCAGCGTTGGGTGCGGCCGGCATCCTGCTGGTGTGGATTGTCTACCCCGCGATCATCGGCCTCCTGGCCAAGCGGTGCCGTTGCCCCGAAGCAACGCATTCGTCTCGAAACGAAGCTCCGCCGTCGGTCTCCGTGATCATCGCGACACGCGACGACCCCGTCGTCGTGCGCGAGCGCATCATCGATTGTCTGTCGGCCGCGCACGACGCCCATCGGCTCGAGGTGATTGTCGGACTCGACTATGCGGCGCCACCGGTTGCGACGGACGAACTGGCGATCGCGCCCACTGTTCGCGTCGTTCGCGGGGACATGCCGGGCGGAAAAGCGGCGACACTGAACGCTGCCGTCCGCGCCGCGCAGGGCGATCTTCTGCTATTCACAGACTCTCAACAACGATTCGAGGCCGGGGCCGTGAGCTGCCTGGTGGCCGCGTTTGCTGATGAGCACGTCGGCGCCGCATCCGGTCGGCTCGAGCTCTCCGAGAAGGCACAGCGCTCACCCGTTGGGCGTTACTGGTCGTACGAGCGCTGGCTGCGCCGTTGCGAGGCGATGATCAACTCGTGCGTCGGCGCCACCGGCGCGATCTGGGCTCTTCGTCGCTCGCTGTGGACGCCGCTCCCACCGTCATTGATACTCGATGATGTGTATGCGCCGATGCGCGTCGTCCTCTCGGGGCAGCGAGTCGTCTTCGTCGACGAAGCGCGCGCGGTCGACCTCAGACATTCCGCGCCGCGACAAGAGTATCGGCGCAAAGTGCGGACATTGACTGGCGTTCTCCAACTCTGCTGCTGGTTGCCGCAACTCCTCGTTCCCGCGCGCAATCCGATCTGGGCGCAATTCGTCTTCCACAAACTTCTTCGACTTCTGACGCCGTACTGGCTCATCGGTCTTGCCGCGTGGGGCAGCGTGTTCCTCATCCGGTGGATCGAATCGAATCCGATCGCCACGGGTGTACCGCTTTGTATGCTGGCGGCCCTGAGCACGATTCAGAGATCGAAAACCGCACGTGTCATTCGCTCCGGTCTCGTCTGGATCGCAATGTTGCAAGCTGCCGTCGTCGTCGCGGCCGTGAATTCGGCGCGACGGCGGTGGGACGTCTGGAGCGCCTAA
- a CDS encoding M20/M25/M40 family metallo-hydrolase → MRKLLVPALMVLASTPITSRAQTFPTDDPIIKRIWAVGMDSSQTMHLAQVLFDSIGPRLTGSPDQKRGNDWLVGTYKSWGIDAKNEQYGTWRGWRRGYSHIDLISPRVRSLEGQMVGYSPGTDAKDLTAVPIILPRFADSTEFVKWLPSARGKLVLVSAPMPTCRPPDDWEKNATPESKEHMDSLAAGIQREWGGRNVRGTGYSLALGGGELGKRLEEGGVAGVITSRPKLDFQRNSGGWGTIEVFETYNTRAPTIALSCEDYGLVYRLTENNENPRLRLNLDAELLGERPVYNTVAMIKGTEKPEEYVMLSAHFDSWDGSSGATDNGTGTLTMLEAMRILKKVYPHPKRTILVGHWSGEEEGEIGSKAFTEDHPDVLKGLQALFNQDNGTGRIVRMGGGGLPNAAEHIARWLEKIPTEWKAQINFAGAGRPAGGGSDDFSFACYGLPAFGLGALPWDYSAYTWHTNRDTYDKVVFDDLKSNATLTAMLAYLASEDPTMITRERVDLAALAQAAQQQAPANPAAAGRGGRGGRGFSTTWPQCTKAPRSTDARLK, encoded by the coding sequence ATGCGAAAACTTCTCGTACCTGCCCTGATGGTTTTGGCGTCGACGCCTATTACTTCGCGCGCGCAGACCTTTCCCACCGACGATCCGATCATCAAGCGCATCTGGGCCGTCGGCATGGATAGCTCCCAGACGATGCACCTCGCGCAGGTACTCTTCGATTCGATCGGTCCACGCCTAACGGGATCCCCGGATCAGAAGCGCGGCAACGATTGGCTTGTTGGGACGTACAAGTCGTGGGGCATCGATGCGAAGAATGAGCAATACGGAACCTGGCGCGGCTGGCGCCGCGGCTACTCGCACATCGATCTCATCAGTCCGCGCGTGCGATCCCTCGAGGGACAGATGGTCGGCTACAGCCCGGGCACAGACGCAAAGGATCTCACGGCAGTACCGATCATTCTCCCTCGTTTCGCTGACAGCACGGAATTCGTGAAATGGCTGCCGAGCGCGCGCGGCAAGCTCGTGCTCGTCTCGGCGCCGATGCCCACTTGCCGGCCGCCCGACGATTGGGAAAAGAACGCGACGCCGGAGTCCAAGGAGCATATGGACAGCCTCGCCGCCGGGATCCAGCGCGAGTGGGGCGGACGCAACGTCCGCGGCACCGGCTACAGCCTCGCGTTAGGCGGCGGCGAGTTGGGGAAGCGTCTGGAGGAGGGCGGCGTCGCCGGGGTGATCACGTCCCGTCCGAAGCTCGACTTCCAGCGGAATAGCGGCGGTTGGGGCACGATCGAGGTATTCGAGACGTATAACACGCGTGCGCCGACGATTGCGCTGAGCTGCGAGGATTACGGCTTGGTGTATCGTCTCACCGAGAACAACGAGAATCCGAGGCTCCGCCTCAATCTCGACGCCGAGCTCCTCGGCGAGCGGCCGGTGTACAATACCGTCGCAATGATCAAGGGGACGGAGAAGCCAGAGGAATACGTGATGCTCTCGGCGCACTTCGACTCGTGGGACGGCTCGTCCGGAGCGACGGACAACGGTACCGGAACCCTAACGATGCTCGAGGCGATGCGGATCCTCAAGAAGGTCTATCCGCACCCGAAGCGCACCATTCTCGTTGGCCACTGGAGCGGTGAGGAAGAGGGCGAGATCGGCTCGAAGGCGTTCACGGAAGATCATCCGGACGTGCTCAAGGGGCTGCAGGCGTTGTTCAATCAGGATAATGGGACGGGTCGCATCGTCCGAATGGGCGGCGGCGGCCTGCCTAACGCCGCCGAGCATATTGCGCGGTGGCTCGAGAAGATTCCGACCGAGTGGAAGGCGCAGATCAATTTTGCGGGTGCGGGCCGGCCAGCTGGCGGCGGGAGCGACGACTTCTCCTTCGCCTGTTACGGGTTGCCGGCGTTTGGCCTCGGCGCGCTCCCGTGGGATTACAGCGCGTACACCTGGCACACGAACCGCGATACTTATGACAAGGTCGTGTTCGACGATCTCAAGTCGAATGCGACGCTGACGGCGATGCTCGCGTACCTCGCATCCGAAGACCCGACGATGATCACGCGCGAGCGGGTCGATCTCGCGGCGCTGGCGCAGGCGGCGCAGCAGCAAGCGCCAGCGAATCCGGCAGCCGCTGGCCGCGGCGGACGCGGTGGCCGCGGCTTCTCGACGACATGGCCGCAGTGCACGAAAGCGCCGAGAAGCACTGATGCGCGATTGAAATAA
- a CDS encoding M20/M25/M40 family metallo-hydrolase, which produces MRLSHREIIVTLSTCLAFPVAAQSRSPTYTPSKLTANQQLAHDIYKELIEINTGMKTGNVTPAAQAMATRFRGAGIADSDIFVGGPKPDKYNVVARIHGNGASGRKPLLLLAHIDVVEALKADWSPDLDPFVFTERDGYYYGRGTADDKAMASIFVANAIRMVREHVVPDRDVIIALTADEEGGGSNGVDWLLKNHPQLVDAALVINEGGGGTLRNGKPLFNSVQATEKVSTNVVLRATNRGGHSSVPRPDNAIVALADALSKVGRHQFPVRFNDVTRAFFANTADVEEPTLGRAMKALVANPNDAAALATVASDPRYNSMLRTTCVPTMLSGGHATNALPQLAEATINCRVFPSDTPAVIRADIEKLVNDTTVQVVLQGSPRQPPLPSPLQPELFNAVSRVTRAMWGAVPVIPVMSTGATDSRFFRALGVASYGVSGLFSDPTVDARAHGRDERMRIQSYYEGQEFLWRLTRALTTAPGTAAVP; this is translated from the coding sequence ATGAGACTCTCCCATCGAGAAATCATCGTCACGCTTTCGACCTGTCTCGCGTTTCCGGTAGCCGCCCAGAGTCGGAGCCCGACCTACACACCCAGTAAGCTCACCGCGAATCAGCAGCTTGCGCACGACATCTACAAAGAGCTGATCGAGATCAACACCGGCATGAAGACCGGGAACGTCACGCCCGCGGCGCAGGCCATGGCGACACGGTTTCGCGGCGCCGGCATCGCCGATTCGGACATCTTCGTCGGTGGTCCCAAGCCCGACAAGTACAACGTCGTCGCGCGCATTCACGGCAACGGGGCGAGCGGCCGTAAGCCGCTGCTCCTCCTCGCGCATATCGACGTCGTCGAAGCACTCAAAGCCGATTGGTCGCCGGACCTCGATCCCTTCGTGTTTACTGAGCGCGACGGCTACTACTACGGTCGCGGCACTGCGGACGACAAGGCGATGGCGTCGATCTTCGTCGCGAATGCCATTCGCATGGTACGCGAGCACGTCGTCCCCGATCGCGATGTGATCATCGCACTCACCGCGGACGAAGAAGGTGGCGGATCCAACGGCGTCGACTGGCTCCTCAAGAATCACCCGCAGCTCGTCGATGCGGCGCTCGTGATCAACGAAGGGGGCGGGGGCACACTGCGAAATGGGAAGCCGCTCTTCAATTCCGTCCAGGCGACGGAGAAGGTGTCGACGAACGTCGTGCTTCGCGCGACGAATCGTGGCGGACACTCCTCGGTGCCGAGGCCGGACAACGCGATCGTCGCGCTCGCGGACGCGCTCTCGAAAGTGGGTCGCCATCAGTTCCCCGTTCGATTCAACGACGTGACGCGTGCCTTCTTCGCCAACACGGCCGACGTCGAGGAGCCCACGTTAGGACGCGCGATGAAGGCGCTCGTGGCGAATCCCAACGACGCGGCGGCACTGGCAACGGTCGCGTCGGATCCGCGCTACAACTCCATGCTCCGGACGACCTGTGTGCCAACGATGCTGAGCGGCGGTCACGCGACGAACGCGCTGCCGCAGCTCGCGGAGGCGACGATCAATTGTCGAGTATTCCCCTCGGATACGCCGGCGGTCATTCGCGCCGACATCGAGAAGTTGGTCAATGACACGACGGTGCAGGTCGTGCTGCAAGGATCCCCGCGCCAGCCGCCGCTGCCCTCTCCATTGCAGCCGGAGCTCTTCAACGCCGTCAGTCGGGTGACGCGAGCGATGTGGGGCGCGGTACCGGTGATTCCGGTAATGTCGACGGGCGCGACCGACTCGCGCTTCTTCCGAGCGTTAGGCGTTGCGTCGTACGGCGTGTCGGGCCTATTCAGCGATCCAACGGTCGACGCGCGCGCTCACGGGCGTGATGAGCGGATGCGTATCCAGTCGTACTATGAAGGGCAGGAATTCCTTTGGCGCCTCACGCGGGCACTGACCACGGCGCCGGGAACTGCAGCGGTACCGTGA
- a CDS encoding ABC transporter permease has protein sequence MESFVRDLRFVARSMARTPGFFITVIATLGLGIGATTAIFSVVNGVLLRPLPYPEPERIVRVWQINKNGGDVQFSDPNFNDVRAESRSFGAMAEFTDNGTVSVTASHDAVRAHLATASSEFFSILGVRALVGRTFLPEEQHVGAAGGVVVSQGFWQRALDGAPSALGTVLTLDGQVYRVVGVMPGTVDVPTGVDLWIPRELSGPSPHRTGHNYQVIARLRDGVSLEQARRETSAIAKSLKQQYGDETWMADAHLIPLREQRVGDVRPALMIVLAASGVLLLIGCANVVNLLVARMASRQGELALRLALGAGRGRLVRQFLAESLVLSLCGGVLGVLIGAAGVKALLALEPGRLPRIGEVGVHWPVLLFALAVSVTCAVALGLLTAWRATRGDIRETLAQSQRTQAGAGATQRIRSALVVAQVALTLVLLVGAGLLARSFERLLAVSPGFHANNAVVMDVDYSSGSDSTPRRQMVQLYDELMQRFAAIPGVSDVGSSNFFPFAGGSIGDGAFIVMSRPDEKIDFAQLPSLLKDKSRSGYAEFRLASPGFFHALHIPLVSGRLFDDRDGPIAPPAAVINDALARKQWPNDSPLGKIIQFGNMDGDLRPFTVVGVVGDIREASLAEAPEPTFYAYYRQRPGRAGTFFFVLEGAGAPAGIIASARRVIHDLRPDIPPRFRTIDTILADSLADRRFTLLLLGAFGAAALLLATLGVYSVISFLVTQRRQEIGVRVALGARSEDVLRLVLRQGASLALVGILIGAIAALGLTRLIAGLLYGVSATDPLSFVAVMALLTIVALMATFIPARRAAKVDPMTVLRGS, from the coding sequence ATGGAATCCTTCGTTCGCGATCTGCGCTTTGTCGCCCGATCGATGGCGAGAACGCCGGGCTTCTTCATCACCGTCATCGCGACGCTGGGCCTCGGAATCGGTGCGACGACGGCGATCTTCAGTGTCGTTAACGGTGTGCTGCTTCGGCCGCTGCCGTATCCGGAGCCGGAGCGCATCGTCCGCGTCTGGCAAATCAACAAGAATGGCGGCGACGTCCAGTTCTCCGATCCGAACTTCAATGACGTTCGGGCGGAGAGCCGCTCCTTCGGCGCGATGGCGGAGTTCACCGACAACGGAACCGTTTCGGTGACTGCGTCGCACGACGCGGTGCGAGCGCACCTCGCGACGGCGTCGAGTGAATTCTTCTCCATTCTTGGCGTGCGCGCGCTCGTCGGTCGGACCTTCCTTCCCGAGGAGCAGCATGTGGGCGCGGCCGGCGGGGTCGTGGTGAGCCAGGGCTTCTGGCAGCGTGCGCTCGATGGCGCGCCGTCCGCGTTAGGCACGGTGCTGACGTTGGATGGCCAGGTGTACCGCGTCGTCGGCGTCATGCCGGGGACGGTGGATGTTCCGACGGGCGTCGACCTATGGATCCCGCGCGAGCTGAGCGGGCCCTCGCCGCATCGCACTGGTCACAACTATCAGGTGATTGCCCGGCTGCGTGACGGCGTGTCGCTGGAGCAGGCGCGCCGCGAGACGAGCGCAATCGCGAAGAGCCTCAAGCAGCAATACGGCGACGAGACGTGGATGGCTGATGCGCATCTCATCCCGCTGCGTGAGCAACGGGTCGGTGACGTGCGGCCCGCGTTGATGATCGTACTCGCCGCCTCCGGCGTTCTGCTGCTCATCGGTTGCGCCAACGTCGTGAATCTCCTCGTTGCTCGCATGGCGTCCCGTCAGGGCGAGCTCGCGCTTCGCCTCGCGCTCGGCGCTGGCCGCGGCCGACTCGTCAGGCAGTTCCTGGCGGAGTCGCTCGTTCTTTCGTTGTGCGGTGGAGTGCTCGGGGTCCTCATTGGCGCCGCGGGCGTGAAGGCATTGCTCGCGCTCGAACCAGGACGTCTGCCGCGGATCGGCGAAGTCGGGGTGCACTGGCCGGTGCTGCTCTTCGCGCTCGCGGTATCGGTGACGTGCGCAGTGGCGCTCGGGCTGCTCACAGCATGGCGAGCAACACGAGGCGATATCCGCGAGACGCTCGCGCAATCGCAACGCACGCAAGCCGGGGCCGGCGCGACACAGCGCATTCGCAGCGCGCTCGTCGTGGCCCAGGTCGCGCTCACGCTCGTCTTGCTCGTGGGTGCGGGCCTGTTGGCGCGCAGCTTCGAGCGACTCCTTGCCGTTTCGCCGGGATTCCACGCCAACAACGCCGTCGTGATGGACGTCGACTACTCGTCAGGGAGCGACTCGACCCCCCGACGCCAAATGGTACAGCTCTACGACGAGCTGATGCAGCGATTCGCGGCCATTCCCGGCGTGTCCGACGTCGGCAGCTCGAACTTCTTCCCCTTTGCTGGTGGCAGCATTGGAGACGGGGCGTTCATCGTGATGTCTCGGCCCGACGAGAAGATCGACTTCGCGCAACTCCCATCGCTGCTCAAGGACAAGTCCCGTTCGGGGTATGCCGAGTTCCGCCTCGCGAGTCCCGGCTTTTTCCACGCGTTGCACATTCCGCTCGTGAGCGGGCGCCTCTTCGACGACCGCGACGGACCGATCGCGCCGCCGGCCGCGGTGATCAACGATGCCCTGGCACGCAAGCAATGGCCTAACGACAGCCCCCTCGGCAAAATTATTCAATTCGGCAATATGGACGGCGATCTGCGTCCATTCACGGTGGTTGGCGTCGTCGGCGATATCCGCGAGGCGAGCCTCGCCGAGGCGCCGGAGCCAACGTTTTACGCCTACTACCGGCAGCGGCCGGGGCGCGCCGGCACCTTCTTCTTCGTGCTCGAGGGTGCAGGCGCGCCGGCTGGCATCATCGCGTCGGCGCGTCGCGTCATCCACGATCTGCGGCCCGATATTCCGCCACGCTTTCGTACGATCGACACGATTCTCGCCGACTCGCTTGCCGACCGCCGCTTCACGCTATTACTGCTCGGCGCGTTCGGTGCCGCGGCATTGCTGCTCGCGACGTTAGGCGTCTACAGCGTGATCTCGTTCCTGGTCACTCAGCGCCGACAGGAGATCGGCGTTCGCGTCGCCCTCGGCGCACGGAGCGAGGACGTGCTGCGACTGGTGTTGCGCCAGGGCGCGTCTTTGGCTCTCGTCGGCATTCTCATCGGCGCCATCGCGGCGCTAGGCCTAACGCGCCTGATCGCAGGACTGCTCTACGGCGTGAGTGCGACGGATCCGCTGTCCTTCGTCGCCGTGATGGCCTTGCTGACCATCGTCGCACTGATGGCGACCTTCATTCCGGCGCGCCGTGCGGCGAAGGTCGATCCGATGACGGTGCTACGCGGGTCCTGA
- a CDS encoding (2Fe-2S)-binding protein — translation MPSFTLLVNGRRRTANVAADTPLLWVLRDHLDLTGTKYGCGAGLCGACTVHLDGVPARSCSLPISAVGTKKITTIEGLGSEKTLHAVQKAWIAEDVPQCGYCQSGQIMAAAALLAKNRHPSDAEIDAAMTNICRCGTYQRMRKAIKRAAEEVGT, via the coding sequence ATGCCGTCGTTCACCCTGCTCGTCAATGGTCGGCGCCGCACCGCCAACGTCGCCGCGGACACGCCGCTACTCTGGGTGCTCCGCGACCACCTCGACCTCACCGGCACCAAGTACGGCTGCGGCGCAGGCTTGTGTGGCGCCTGTACCGTACATCTCGACGGCGTGCCGGCGCGCTCCTGTAGCCTGCCCATCTCTGCCGTCGGTACCAAGAAGATCACGACGATCGAGGGCCTTGGCAGCGAGAAGACACTGCACGCAGTGCAAAAGGCGTGGATCGCAGAAGACGTCCCGCAGTGCGGTTACTGCCAATCGGGGCAGATCATGGCGGCCGCCGCGCTGCTCGCGAAGAACCGGCACCCAAGCGACGCCGAGATCGACGCCGCGATGACCAACATCTGCCGCTGCGGCACGTATCAGCGCATGCGGAAAGCGATCAAACGGGCGGCAGAGGAGGTCGGAACATGA
- a CDS encoding cobalamin-binding protein, whose amino-acid sequence MRIVSFLPSATELAFALGLGDDLVGVSHECDYPPEAKMRPAVVHCAIPLDDLAPAEIDSAVSRQLRVGGSIYTVDTDLLRALEPDLILAQDLCEVCAPSGNESERAVAALDGKAKVLSLAPRSLREINDSVRALGEATGRDQVAETLIASNHARVARLIEALRGAARRRVFFIEWIDPVFCGGHWVPEMIELAGGFDALGRKGGDSVRVVSQDVLQWAPEVIVISPCGAHLESAVEQGRQFLRDPLWSTLPAVQSGDVFAVDASSHFARPGPRVFDGIEVLAHVFHPERVPERFPGAAVRLGR is encoded by the coding sequence ATGCGCATTGTCTCATTTCTCCCTTCGGCGACCGAGCTCGCCTTTGCGCTCGGTCTGGGTGACGACCTGGTCGGTGTCTCCCACGAATGTGACTATCCACCCGAGGCAAAGATGCGGCCGGCGGTCGTGCATTGTGCCATTCCGCTCGACGACCTCGCGCCCGCCGAGATCGATTCGGCGGTGAGCAGGCAGCTGCGGGTCGGCGGGTCGATCTACACGGTCGATACGGATCTGCTGCGCGCCTTGGAGCCCGACCTCATCCTTGCTCAGGATTTGTGCGAGGTCTGCGCGCCGTCTGGGAACGAGAGCGAGCGCGCTGTCGCCGCGCTCGACGGCAAGGCGAAGGTGCTGTCGCTGGCGCCTCGGTCGTTGCGGGAGATCAACGATAGCGTACGAGCGCTCGGCGAGGCCACGGGCCGAGACCAAGTTGCGGAAACGCTCATCGCGTCGAACCACGCGCGAGTCGCGCGCCTGATCGAGGCGCTACGTGGCGCGGCGCGTCGACGCGTGTTCTTCATCGAGTGGATCGACCCCGTCTTCTGCGGTGGCCACTGGGTGCCCGAAATGATCGAGCTCGCCGGCGGCTTCGACGCACTCGGACGGAAGGGTGGTGACTCCGTGCGGGTCGTATCGCAAGACGTGCTGCAATGGGCGCCGGAGGTGATCGTCATCTCGCCCTGTGGCGCGCACCTCGAATCGGCGGTGGAGCAGGGAAGGCAATTCTTGCGCGACCCACTCTGGTCGACGCTCCCCGCCGTGCAGTCAGGCGATGTTTTTGCCGTCGACGCGAGCAGCCACTTTGCTCGGCCGGGCCCACGCGTCTTCGATGGGATCGAGGTGCTCGCGCACGTTTTCCACCCGGAGCGTGTGCCGGAACGATTTCCGGGAGCTGCTGTGCGGCTAGGGCGCTGA
- a CDS encoding SDR family oxidoreductase, producing MRYLVTGGAGFIGSHLVEYLAAEGHTIVVLDDFSTGKRENLEGMRGAIEIIEGSVTDTATCARACRGVDFVLHQAALASVPRSLRDPAATHNANATGTLNVLLAARDAGVRRVVYAASSSAYGNTTELPKHESMVPRPLSPYAVSKLAGEQYCRALHASFGIETVALRYFNIFGPRQDPASQYAAVVPKFIAAAQANEGPVIYGDGDQTRDFTYVANAVHANMAACSAPATACGEVFNVGCGTRISVNELWRRIAALFECSTPPRYVPARAGDVRDSLASLDRSRQSLGYAPIMSIDDGLRHTVEWYTVRQAPAEGTTEPEALTGGGSSAGASLPNEQQAIV from the coding sequence GTGCGCTATCTAGTCACCGGCGGTGCGGGTTTCATCGGGTCGCATCTCGTCGAGTATCTGGCTGCCGAAGGACATACGATCGTCGTGCTCGACGACTTCTCGACAGGCAAGCGCGAGAATCTCGAAGGCATGCGGGGCGCGATCGAGATCATCGAAGGTAGCGTCACGGATACCGCGACCTGTGCACGTGCTTGCCGCGGCGTGGACTTCGTCCTGCACCAAGCCGCGCTCGCTTCGGTGCCGCGCTCGCTCCGCGACCCCGCCGCTACTCATAACGCGAATGCGACCGGAACGCTCAACGTACTCCTCGCCGCGAGGGACGCCGGCGTTAGGCGCGTGGTCTACGCGGCGTCGTCATCCGCCTACGGCAATACCACGGAGTTACCGAAGCACGAGTCGATGGTGCCGCGGCCACTGTCACCTTATGCGGTGAGTAAACTCGCCGGCGAGCAATATTGCCGAGCACTTCATGCATCCTTCGGAATAGAGACCGTTGCCCTGCGATACTTCAACATCTTCGGCCCGCGTCAGGATCCCGCGTCGCAGTATGCTGCCGTTGTGCCCAAGTTCATCGCCGCCGCACAGGCGAACGAAGGCCCCGTGATTTATGGGGATGGTGATCAGACGAGGGATTTCACCTATGTCGCGAACGCCGTCCATGCCAACATGGCGGCGTGCAGCGCGCCGGCAACGGCGTGCGGAGAGGTATTCAACGTCGGATGCGGGACGCGCATCTCCGTCAACGAGCTGTGGCGTCGGATCGCAGCCCTCTTCGAGTGCAGCACGCCGCCGCGCTACGTACCGGCACGCGCGGGTGACGTGCGTGATTCGCTGGCTTCGCTGGACCGCTCGCGGCAGTCGCTGGGCTATGCGCCGATCATGAGCATCGACGATGGACTGCGCCACACCGTCGAGTGGTACACGGTGCGCCAGGCGCCGGCCGAGGGGACGACGGAGCCGGAGGCTCTCACGGGCGGCGGATCGTCAGCCGGGGCGTCGCTGCCTAACGAACAACAAGCGATCGTATAG